A single Callithrix jacchus isolate 240 chromosome 4, calJac240_pri, whole genome shotgun sequence DNA region contains:
- the BAK1 gene encoding bcl-2 homologous antagonist/killer, with amino-acid sequence MASGQGPGPPRQECGEPDPPSASEEQVARDTEEVFHSYVFYRHRQEQEAEGAAAPADPEMVSLSLQPSSTMGQVGRQLAIIGDDINRRYDSEFQTMLQHLQPTAENAYEYFTKIASSLFESGINWGRVVALLGFGYRLALHVYQRGLTGFLGQVTRFVVDFMLHHCIARWIAQRGGWVAALDLGNGPILNVLVVLGVVLLGQFVVRRFFKS; translated from the exons ATGGCATCGGGGCAAGGCCCAGGtcctcccaggcaggagtgcggaGAGCCTGACCCACCCTCTGCTTCTG AGGAGCAGGTAGCCCGGGACACAGAGGAGGTTTTCCACAGCTACGTTTTTTACCGCCATCGGCAGGAACAGGAGGCTGAAGGGGCGGCTGCCCCTGCTGACCCAGAGATGGTTAGCTTGTCTCTCCAACCTAGCAG CACCATGGGGCAGGTGGGACGGCAGCTCGCTATCATTGGGGATGACATCAACCGGCGCTATGACTCGGAGTTCCAGACCATGCTGCAGCACCTGCAGCCCACGGCAGAGAACGCCTACGAGTACTTCACCAAGATCGCCTCCAG CCTGTTTGAGAGTGGCATCAACTGGGGCCGTGTGGTGGCTCTCCTGGGCTTTGGCTACCGTCTGGCCCTACACGTCTACCAGCGCGGCCTGACTGGCTTCCTGGGCCAGGTGACCCGCTTCGTGGTGGACTTCATGCTGCATCACTGCATCGCCCGGTGGATCGCACAGAGGGGTGGCTGG GTGGCAGCCCTGGACCTGGGCAATGGACCCATCCTGAATGTGCTGGTCGTTCTGGGTGTGGTTCTGTTGGGCCAGTTTGTGGTACGAAGATTCTTCAAATCATGA